The DNA region GGAGAgatgggatccccaaaatcccacccaagGGGAAATGGGACCCCTGAATCCCCACCGAGGGAAGCGGGGTGTCCTGGGCACCCCAcaagggatggggacagggacaggagatgggggcaccccaaatccaggggtAACCCCGGCCCCTcctcccagaccccaaatccatgggaccaTCCCACGATGGGGATCCGCTCCCACCACCATttgtcaccccaaaaccattttggggacacctggggggtgctggggtcGGAGCAGATCCAGGGGTGCCCGGAGGGAGGTGCGGccaccccgtgtcccctccgccgtttggggtctgtgggggcgccgtgtccccatcccggggGTCCCCCGGGGGTGCGGGCAGCGGGTGCTCCCCCATCCTTCCTGATCGATCCCCCTTTTCCTTATTGATCCCCCCCTTCTCTCGATTGATTTTCCCACCTTCCCCATTGATCCCCCCATCCTTCCTGACTGATCCTCCCTATCCTTCTTGATCACCCCCTCTTTTCCCGATTGATCCCCCACCTTTTCCCGATTCACCTCCCCCTTTTCCCGATTGCTCCCGCTTCGGTccccggggcagcagcggggccgGTCCCGGGGAGACAGAGCCGGTCCCGGGGAGACAGAGCCGGTCCCGGggcagccgcagccgcagccgcagccgcgGGGCCGGTCCCGGGGAGGCAGAGCCGGTCCCGGGGAGTCAGGGCCGGTCCCGGGGAGGCAGAGCCGGTCCCGGggcagccgcagccgcagcagcGGGGCCGGTCCCGGGGAGGCAGAGCCAGTCCCGGggcagccgcagccgcagccgcgGGGCCGGTCCCGGGGAGGCAGGGCCGGTCCCGGGGAGGCAGAGCCGGTCCCGGggcagccgcagccgcagccgcagcagcGGGGCCGGTCCCGGGGAGGCAGAGCCGGTCCCGGGGAGGCAGAGCCGGTCCCGGggcagccgcagccgcagccgcagcagcGGGGCCGGTCCCGGGGAGGCAGGGCCGGTCCCGGGGAGGCAGAGCCGGTCCCGGGGAGTCAGGGCCGGTCCCGGCGAGGCAGAGCCGGTCCCGGGGAGGCAGAGCCGGTCCCGGggcagccgcagccgcagccgcagcagcGGGGCCGGTCCCCGGCCGCGGTGCATTCACGGTTCGGGGAGCGCGGGAGGCTGAGCGGAGCTGACGGCAGCCGGCGGGAGCGGCGCTccggggggagcggggcccgGATCAGGCAGGGCTGACCGGAGCGCGACCCGCGGCGCACCACGGAGCCGatgagcggcggcggcggcagcgcgggggcggcgggggcggctcTGCCAGCCCGCGGCAGCGCGGCCGGGagtgcgggacagcgggagcgggagcgggaacgggggaatgggatggggatgggattgggaatgggagtgggaatgaGAGTGGGAATGAGAGTGGGAATGGGGGAGTAGGGGAATGGGAACGAGAACCGGGATaggggaatgggaacaggggaacgggggaatgggaacaggggaacagggatggggggatgggggaatgggaacagggatggcAATGGGtatgggaatggggatggaaatgggaatgggggggaatgggatgggaacaggaatgAGAACCGGGAtgggggaatgggaacagggatggggaatgggggaatgggaacgggggtgggactgggagtcggaatgggaatgggaacggggataGGGGTGGgggaatggggatggagatgggggaATGAGGATGGGAACGGGAATGaagatgggaatgggaacgggaatggggaaGAGGatgggggaatgggaatggggaaatgggaatggggaaatgggaatgggaatggggaaatgggaatgagaaccgggatgggaatgggatggggatggaacaggaacaggaatgggaacgggagtgggaatgggatgggaatgggggtgggggaatgggaacagagtggggatgggaatggggatgggcCTCggacagggggaggtggggggcACTGAGGGTCAAATCCCATCCATGGGGATGCTCAGGGGTTGGGGGACAGAATCCCATTCATGAGGcttggaaacaaaaccccatccatggggatttgggggcttggggaaaaaaaaaccttccagaGGGAGacttgggattttgggggggggggggcaaaTCCCATCCATGGGGACTTGTGgggcttgggaaaaaaatcccatccatGGGGACGTGTAGGTTTTTTTGGGGGCCAAATCCCATTCCTGGGAGCTTATGGGGCTTGGAAACAAAGCCCCATCTAtggggatttatgggatttgtGGGAAAAACCCCTCCAGAAAGATGTGGGGGGGGCCCAAACCCCATCCACGGGTTCGAGCCGAGCTGTGGGGGTGCCAGACACCCGAAATTTTGTGGGGCACCCCAAACTACTCCCTGAGAATCTTCAGGAAGCTCCATCCCGGATCCCtgggggagctgtggggtggatttggggcggGGGTGTGAGGGGAATGGGGGGAAGCCGCAGAAAGCTCCGTCAGGAGcgggaaaaggggagggaaaggcgCTCCCGCGGCGCCTCTCGCACATTTTTCACGCCCGGATTCCCCGGCAGCTCCCGGCGGGGCCCGCCCGCAACTTCACGGGGTTTTGGTTGCGGAGtggaaatgggaaaggagaaaaaatcctaaaaaaaaaaaaaaaaaaaaaaaaaaaaaaagggaaaatagcCCTAAAAATAGCCCTAAAAATAGCCCTAAAAATAACCCTAAAAATGACCCTGCACGCAGCTCCGAGGGTCCTAAATGCCCAAATGGCGGATGGAGCTgagcggggacacggggatttggggacacgggaatttggggacacgggaatttgggggtgacagggaggggtgggggtgAGGAGCGCCCTATTGAAGTATTTGGGGTGCtcggggttttggggtatttgaGGTGTTTGGGGTGCCCAGGACACCGGAGGTTcacaggggttttggggtgcctggGTCACTCAGGGTGCTccgggttttggggtatttggggtGCTCAGGACATGGGAGGTTGACAGAGGTTCCGCGGtgtttggggtgctgggggttttggggtttttgtctGGGCTATTTGGGGTGCCCGGAGCACGTGGGTTTcacaggggttttggggttcctggggtgCTTGGGGTACCTGGAGTTTAGGGGTGCTTGGGGTATTTGGGGTGCCCAGAACACCTGGGTTTCacaggggttttggggtacccGGAGCCCTCAAAAGGGGCAGGAAAAAGGGATTTgcggggaaaagggggaaattcgggcaggggggacacggggggagcCCCAAAACGCGGGGCGTGCTCATCCCAAAGGAATCCGGGCGTTTATCCCGGATTGCCGGGATCGGCGTGGGCTGGGAGCGGCATCGGGAGCGATCGGGGGGGTTCGGGGACAATCGGGAAAAATCGGGAGCGATCGGGAGGGTTCGGGAGCGATCGGGGGGGTTCGGGGATAATCGGGAAAAATCGGGAGCGATCGGGGGGGTTCGGGAGCGATCGGGCGGGGTTCGGGAGTGATCGGGAGGGTTCGGGAGCGATCGGGGAGGTTCGAAAGCGATCGGGCGGGGTTCGGGAGTGATCGGGAAAAATCGGGAGCGATCGGGGGGGTTCGGGAGCGATCGGGGGGGTTCGGGGATAATCGGGAAAAATCGGGAGCGATCGGGGAGGTTCGGGAGCGATCGGGAGCGATCGGGAGCGATcgggaaaaatcgggaaaaatcgggaaaaatcgGGAGGGGTCGGGAAGGATCGGGAGCGAtcgggggggtggggggggttcGGGGAATTCGGGAAGAATCGAGGGGGTTCGGGAGGGTTCGGGAGGATCTCGGTACCTCCCAGGGAGCGCAGAGAGGGCAGCGAGGAGGCGGAGGCGCtgcccgtccctgtccccgtcccattgcctgtccccatccctgtccccgtccctgtccccgtccctgtcccctgtccccatccctgtccctgtccccattcctgtccctgtccccgtccctgtccctgtccctatcccctgtccccatccctgtccctgtccccattcctgtccctgtccccgtccctgtccctgtccctatcccctgtccccgtccctgtccctgtccctatcccctgtccccgtccctgtccccatccctgtcccatccctatccctgtccccgtccctgtccaCATCCCTGtctctctccctgtccccgtccctgtcccatccctatccctgtccccatccctatccctgtccccatccctaaccctgtccccatccctatccctgtcccccccagtccccgctGCCCGCGCCGTCCCCGGGGCCTGGCGGGTCCGGCCGCAGCCCCCCTACCCCCCGCGGGGTCACCGCTCGGTCACCGCTCGGTCACCCCTCGGTCACCCCTCGGTCACCCCTCTGTCACCCCTCGGTCACCCCTCTGTCACCCCTCTGTCACCGCTCGGTCACCGCGGGGTCACCGCGCCCCCGGCTCCGCGGTGCCGCGCGTGCCGGGCCGCGTTAGCGCCGCCCGTCACTTCGTCACTTCGTCACTTCGTCACTTCGTCACTTCGTCACTTCGTCACCTCCCCCCTTCTGTCCCCTCCGGCCGCGGGAGGGGCGCGGGGACACTTTGGCCCCCCGTTTGTCCCCCTTTTTGTCACCCCCTTTGTCCCCTCTGTCGCACGGGGGGGGGGTTCAGGGTGGGCCTCGTTTGGGGGttcccccaaaaccccgggGTGCTgcgggctgggggggctggCACCGCTTCTTCTGGGCCCAAGCACCCCAAAatgaacccccaaaaccccaaaatgaacccccaaaaccccaaaaggaGCCCCCATAACCCCAAAATGAACGACCAAAatgaacccccaaaaccccaaaaggagccccaaaaccccaaaaggagcccccaaaaccccaaaatgaacGCCCAAAatgaacccccaaaaccccaaaaggagcccccaaaaccccaaaatgaacGCCCAAAAatgaacccccaaaaccccaaaaggagccccaaaaccccaaaaggagcccccaaaaccccaaaatgaacGCCCAAAATGAACTCCCAGCATCCCAAAatgaacccccaaaaccccaaaaggagtccccaaaaccccaaaatgcacCCCAAAatgaacccccaaaaccccagaaggagcccccaaaaccccaaaataaacgCCCAAAAATTAACCCCCAAAACgagcccccaaaaccccaaaaggagccctccaggaccccaaaaTGAGACCCCCAAAGTGAACAACCCCGGACCCCAAAATGAACTTCCAGCACCCCAAAATGAatccccagcaccccaaaaggATCCCCCAGCACCCTAAAACGAGACCCTAAAATGAGCACCCCAACACCCCAAAAACGATCCCCCGAGCACCCCAAAATGAGCTCAGGACCCCAAAATGAACCCGCACCGCCCCAAAAAGAGCCCCCCGGACCCCAAAATGAACCCCAGAGCACCCCAAAATGAGCCCTCCGTGGCCCCCAAAACGagaccccaaaatgaccccccCGGACCCCAAAATGAAACCGCCCCGGACCCCAAAAtgagcccccagcaccccaaaacaaGACCCCAAAACGAACCCGCACCACCCTCAAATGAGCCCTCCGTGGCCCCCAAAACGAGACCCCAAAGCAAACCCCAGAGCACCCCAAAACGAGCGCCCCAACACCCCAAAAAGAACCCCccgaccccaaaaccccgcaccccaaacccctcccagtccaGCCCGGTGGCGTTTTTGGGGTCCCTAAATGGTTTTTAGGGTCCCTACacattttggggggtccctcTGCGCTTTGGGGTCTCTgtagggttttgggggtccttgCACCCTTTAGAGCCCCTGTccttttggggtcccccagagatttggggtctcccccgtgttttggggtccctgcacattttggggtttccctCACAATTTGTGGGGTCCCCACCCATTTCCCACCTCCTGCAGATTTTGGGGAGTCTCTTCTCCCACTCCTGGTCTCCCCGCACATTTTGGGGTCTCCCCgcacattttggggtccctcccGTATTTTGGGGTGCGTGTACATTTTGGGTTTTCCTTCACAATTTGTGGGGTCCCCATCCATTTCCCGCCTCCTGCAGACTTTGGGGAGTCTCTTCTCCCACTCCTGATCTCCCCgcacattttggggtccccccgcacattttggggtccctcccGTATTTTGGGGTCCGTGCACATTTTGGGGTGCGTGTACATTTTGGGTTTTCCTTCACAATTTGTGGGGTCCCCATCCATTTCCCACCTCCTGCAGACTTTGGGGAGTCTCTTCTCCCACTCCTGGTCCCCCCgcacattttggggtccccccgcacattttggggtgcccaaTTGGGAGCGCGTGTCCTCCGCgcctgcagggggcgctgtgccGGGCTCCCCCCGCGTCTCGTTGGTTCCGGTGCCGCGTGTCTCTGGTTCCGGTGGCGGGCGCCGagcgggagcggccccgggagcggcaccgggagcggccccggcgcggcccggccccgccatGTGGTTCATGTACGTGCTCAGCTGGCTGTCCCTGCTCGTGCAGGTGGCCTTTGTCACCTTGGCCATCGGTGAGAGCGCCCCGGCGGCTGCGGGAAGGGCTTGGGCCCGCTGCGGCCGTGTCGCGATGTggcggggggaggggagggggaggagggacaACCGGGGTGGCCCGGTGGCACCGAGGGCTCGGAGTGTCCCCAACACTGCGGCttcctgggtgtccccaagcccttcAAGtgtcccagggatttggggtccttGGGTGCCCCCGAGCCCTCGGAAGGTCCCtgagattttggggtccctgggtgtccccaagcccgCAGAGTGTCCCCAagatttggggtcccagggtgtCCCTGAGACCTCAGAGTGTCCCCAACATTGCGGgctcctgggtgtccccaagcccctcaAGTgtcacagggatttggggtctgtgggtgtccccaagcccttcAAGTgtcacagggatttggggtccctgggtgtcccGGAGACCTCAGAGTGTccccaggttttggggtccctgggtgtcccGGAGACCTCAGAGTGTCCCCAAGCCCTCGGAGTGTCCCCAACATTGCGGGttcctgggtgtccccaagcccttcAAGTGTCACaaggatttggggtccctgggtgtccccaagccctcacagtgtccccaggttttggtgtccctgggtgtcccggAGACCTCAGAGTGTCCCCAAGCCCTCAGAGTGTccccaggttttggggtccctgggtgtcccGGAGACCTCAGAGTGTccccaggttttggggtccctgggtgtcccGGAGACCTCAGAGTGTCCcccggttttggggtccctgggtgtcccGGAGACCTCAGAGTGTCCCCAAGCCTGGAggtcccagggtgtccccaagccctcgGAGTGTCCCCAACATTGCGGGttcctgggtgtccccaagcccttcAAGtgtcccagggatttggggtctctgggtgcCCTTGAGAGCTCTGAGTGTCCCCAagatttggggtccctgggtgtccccgaGTCTTCAGGATGTCCCCAAGATTTGGAGTGTCTTGGTGTCCCCAGGCGCTCAAAGTGTCCCCAACACTGGGGGCCCCCAAACCctcagagtgtccccaaggttGGGagtcccagggtgtccccaagcccttAAATCTCCACAGGGACTGGAGGTCTCTGGGTGTCCCCATACCCTCAGAAGGTCCCCAagatttggggtccctgggtgtccccataCCCTCAGAAGGTCCCCAagatttggggtccctgggtgtccccaagtcCGTAATGTGTCCCCAAGCCTGGaggtccctgggtgtccccaagcccttAAATtgtcccagggatttggggtccctgggtgtccccaagcccttAAATtgtcccagggatttggggtccctgggtgtccccaaacctcagagtgtccccaagatttggggtccctgggtgtccccaaacccGCCGTGGGCGGGTGCCACCCCGCGGTGCCAGCGGTGTCCCCTTGCTGTCCCCACAGCGGCCGGGCTCTACTACTTGGCGGAGCTGATCGAGGAGTACACGGTGGCCACCAGGAGGATCATCAAATCCATGATCTGGGTGAGTCctgggaaaccccaaatcctgaaaccccaaacacctgaaaccccaaatcccgaaaccccaaatcctgaaacCCCAAACACTGGAAACCCCGAACAccagaaaccccaaacaccggaaaccccaaatcccgaaaccccaaatcctgaaacCTCAAATCccggaaaccccaaatccccgaaaccccaaacaccagaaaccccaaatccccaaaaccccaaatcccagaaacCCCGAGTCCccgaaaccccaaatcctgaaaccccaaatcccagaaaccccaaatccctgttttttcccttttcccccttgttaccctgtttttcccctttttccctttttttcccctttttcccttttttcccccatttatcccatttcccccatcaatccccattttcccatcaATCCCTATTTTCCCATTCCCCCATTAATCCCATTTTATCCCTTTTATCCCATTTGTCCCCCCTGTTGCCCCCCTATCCCCCATTTACCCccgtttccccccatttcccctcttccccccattcatccccatttctccccatttccctcccctctatccccatttttaccccatTAATCCCATTTATCCCGTTTCCCCTCTTTTTGTCCCTTtttatcccaatttcccccattaattcccatttcctccccttttatctccatttcccccctttttatCCCCATTTATCCCCATTATCCCCCCTTTACCCCAGTTTACCCCatttccctcctttctccccatTAATCCCcattccccccttttcccccatgtccccccttttatcccccttttccccaatcAATCCCTATTTTATCCCCTTTTATCCCAATTTTATCCCATCTTCCTCATTAATCCCCATTTCCCCTGCTtttatcccaattttcccccttttcccccattaatccccatttcccccttcccccttctatccccatttcccccattaatccccatttcccccattaaTCCCCATttatccccatttcccccattaatccccatttcccccattaaTCCCCATttatccccatttcccccattaatccccatttccccatttcccccattcccattcccccatttcccccataCCCCATTAACCCTTTCCCTCCccaatttccccaatttcccccattcccccatttccctcattccccatttccccacaCTCCATTAACCCTttccctccccatttcccccattcccccaatttcccccatttcccccatttcccccattcccccaatttcccccattcccccattccccattaaccccttccctccccaatttcccccattcccccaatttcccccatttcccatttcccccataCCCCATtaaccccttccctccccaatttccccaatttcccccattcccccaatttccccatttccctcattccccatttccccataCTCCATTAACCCTttccctccccatttcccccattcccccaatttcccccatttcccccattcacccaatttcccccatttcccatttcccccatttccccataCCCCATtaaccccttccctccccaattcccccatttccttcattcccccatttccccattcccccattccccattcccccctTCCCCATtaaccccttccctccccaatttcccccatttccttcattcccccatttccccattcccccatACCCCATTAACCCTTcccctccccatttccccaatttcccccattcccccaatttccccaatttccccattcccccatACTCCATTAACCCTttccctccccatttcccccattcccccaatttcccccatttcccatttccccccttaCCCCATACCCCATtaaccccttccctccccaatttcccccatttccttcattcccccatttccccattcccccatACCCCATtaaccccttccctccccattttcccccattcccccaaTTTCCCTCATTCCCCCATTAaccctttcccttcccatttcccccattcccccctTCACCCATTCCCCATACCCCATTAACCCTTTCCCTCCCGCAGTTCTCCTCGGCCGTGCACCTGGGGCTGTTCCTGTTCGAGCACTTCCCGGCGCTGCTGGTGGCCACCGGGCTCTTCAGCAACCTCGTgtacctggggctgctgcagagcttcCCCTGCCTGGTGCTCAGCTCCTCCAACTTCCTCCTCTCCTGCGGTCAGACGCCAGCACTCAGGGCATCGAGGCCTTTGGGGCattatttgggaatttttgggattttttggggattttctggggatttttttgggatttcttggggattttttgagaattttttgaggatttcGTGGCGATCTTTCGAGGAATTTTCAGGGAAttattggggatttttttgggatttttgggaaatttaTGGGATTCCCTGAGCGCCCCAAAAAGCTCGGAATGCCCCAGGAATTTGGGATCCTTGGGGTTCCCCGATGGCTCCGAATGTGccggaattttggggttcccagtggCCGCGGGGCTCTTGAGCAGTCTCGtgtgcctggggctgctgcagagcttcCCCTGCCTGGTGCTCATCTCCTCCagcttcctcctctcctgcGACCACACACGGCGCTCCTTGGGGactttttggggattttttgggattttttagggattttttgaggattttttgaggattttttaggggatttttggggatttttttggaattttttttttttatttttttggggaattgtttgattttttggggattttttagggatttttcggggatttttttcaggagtattttggcatttttttgggatttttgtgggaatatttggggatttttttggggaattttttggatttttttttattcttaaggggattttttgaggattttttgggaaatttttgagaaattattggggaatttttgggatttttttggggattttttttaggattctttttaggatttttagggataaattggggattttttgaggatttttggggattttttgggatatattttttgattttttagggattttttggggatattttggatgtatttggggattttttgggggaggttttGATGAATTTTGAAGAATTTTTAGGGAattatttgggatattttgggctatttttgggaattttaatGGAttctttagggattttttgAGGGTTTCTTGGGAAATTATAGGGGATTTtgtgggaatttttggggattttttcaggaagttttgGGAAAtattggggaattttttgggatttttttgattttttcaggaatttttgggtgaatttttgggattttttgaggatttttttgggaattatTGAGAATTTTTGAGGAATTTTGAGGGAGTTatatggggatttttggggtgatttttgggggaattttagaaaaatttcaaggattttttagggattttttagggatttttggaGGATTCcgtggggattttttgggaatttcttgAGCAATTCTGAGAGAATtattggggggttttggggattttttaaaatttttcggattttttgtttgtgttttttaggattttttttgtattttttgcattttttaggatttcatggggatttttttcaggagttttttgggatttcttgaggattttttgaggattttttgggaaattatttgggattttaggggatttttttgggtaaatatctgggaattttggggggattttttgaggaattttggggaaattattggggatttttgggggaaatgtggggaattttagggaatttggggggaattttgggaatttttttgggattttttgagaattttggggaatttttggagaaattttgagggaaattttggggattttttttgggatttttgggattggCCCGGGGGGAATGGGAGGGCTCCAAACTTTGGGATTTTCCCACTGGAATGTTCTGATCCCGatgtttttccctgtttctccccTACAGTTCTGGTCGTGGTCAATCACTACCTGGCATTCCAATATTTTGCTGAGGAATTTTACCTCTTCTCCGAGGTGAGATCCCAAAAATTCCGTGATTTTCCCCAttggaaaaatcccaatttttggctgcaaatttcttcaaaataaaaattaattttttttcccaatttttttggggtttcttgaGGTTCTGAAattccctgggagctgcaggtttggggttttcccaGGAAATTCCAGAAATGTGGAATGTTAATCCCAATTTATCCCTAAAATGCCAAAACTTTTAGAAATTATAGGAAATTCTAgggaaaataggaaataaataattgaaattCCATTTTTCTACCAATTTAAccccaatttttttcctattgggAATTCCCATCCCTGATTTTTCTGCTGGAATTTCATGACAAAAATCCCAAGAGGCCaaaattctgtaaaaaactgtggaaaatccaatttttccctgattttttgggtttttttttcataaagttCATTAATTTTTCCATGTGGATTTAATtgaattaattaaaatcttCATTAAATCAATCCTTAATTAAAATCTGGGAATTCAAAACCAGGGAGAACAAAAAAATTGGGAACACCTCGAAGGAACTTTTTTATCCCACAAAAAAGGAGTgaggtggatttttttccttaggaattcttggaattttggggttttggggttggaattttgggaattccggttggaattttggggttttggggttggaattttgggaattccagttggaatttggggtttttgggttggaattttgtggtttttgggttGGAATTTTTGGAATTCCAGTTGGAATTTCGGGGGTTTTGGGTTGGAATTTtgagttttgggggtttgggttggaattttgggaattctgtcTTAGTTCAAGAGAAAACCAGGAACAGCCAAAGATTTTGGGAACACCTTGAGGAAAGTTTTCCTCCACAGAAAAGGGGTGAGATGGACACTTTTCCTCTGGAATtcttggaatttttgggggattctgggttggaattttgggatttctgagctggaattttgggaattccggttggaattttgggaattctgcaggTCCTGGCTTATTTCACCTTCTGCCTGTGGCTGATTCCCTTCGCCTTCTTCGTGTCGCTGTCGGCCGGGGAGAACGTCCTGCCCTCCACGGTGCAGCCCGGAGGTGGGAACGGGGTCGGGAacgggattgggaatgggattggggttgggaatgggattgggattgggattggggtcaggaatgggattGGGTGGGAAATGATTTCGAGCTCGTCCAGTTCCAATCCCGCTCAGAAGGTCCCAgaaatttgggtttttgggggatccctgAGCCCTTGGAGAATCCCAAGGATTGAACGTCCTGAACTCCACGGTGCAGCCCAGAGGTGGGAACGGGGTTGGCAACGGGGCTGGGATGAggttgggaatgggaatggggttgggaaGGGGGTTGGGTGGGAAAGGATTTCAAGCTCATCCGGTTCCGATCCCGCTCAGAACGTCCCagaaatttggatttttgggggcaTCATGGATCAGAATGTCccagaaatttgggatttctggaTACCCAAAAGTTC from Anomalospiza imberbis isolate Cuckoo-Finch-1a 21T00152 chromosome 4, ASM3175350v1, whole genome shotgun sequence includes:
- the TEX261 gene encoding protein TEX261; its protein translation is MWFMYVLSWLSLLVQVAFVTLAIAAGLYYLAELIEEYTVATRRIIKSMIWFSSAVHLGLFLFEHFPALLVATGLFSNLVYLGLLQSFPCLVLSSSNFLLSCVLVVVNHYLAFQYFAEEFYLFSEVLAYFTFCLWLIPFAFFVSLSAGENVLPSTVQPGDDVVSNYFTKGKRGKRSGILLIFSFIKEAILPSRQKIY